In a genomic window of Melitaea cinxia chromosome 2, ilMelCinx1.1, whole genome shotgun sequence:
- the LOC123661695 gene encoding uncharacterized protein LOC123661695: MLHFLLILICCRSHAAQTDSGDDNDFGESLITSLRNNANLDLSVDEEYEDLRAELLAYHSALASLTSSRRSMLTTTCWRRGGVCINYTLCPSYRQLTEVPGCKNRFNVCCLVWNQYEVRDLQNKGIGNIAFPWNTHQQEFKGEGVVQVTPKIHKKRKKKNTTETLTSTLFLLRNILL; the protein is encoded by the exons ATGTTGCATTTTCTGCTGATTTTAATATGTTGCCGATCGCACGCTGCACAAACGGATTCTGGTGACGACAACGATTTTGGAGAAAGCTTAATAACATCTTTAAGAAATAACGCCAACTTAGATCTTTCTGTAGACGAAGAATATGAAGATTTGCGCGCAGAATTGCTAGCTTATCACAGTGCGCTCGCTTCGCTAACTTCGTCTCGAA GATCAATGCTTACAACAACATGCTGGCGTCGTGGTGGTGTTTGCATCAATTACACGCTATGTCCGAGTTATAGGCAATTAACTGAAGTGCCGGGATGTAAGAACAGATTCAATGTGTGCTGTCTTGTGTGGAATCAATATGAAGTCCGGGATTTACAGAATAAAGGAATCGGGAATATCGCTTTTCCTTGGAATACTCATCAACAAGAGTTCAAAGGGGAAGGCGTGGTACAAGTCACGcctaaaattcataaaaaacgaaaaaagaaaaatactacTGAAACACTCACATCTACGTTATTTCTTTTAAGGAATATACTATTGTAG